One Glycine max cultivar Williams 82 chromosome 4, Glycine_max_v4.0, whole genome shotgun sequence DNA segment encodes these proteins:
- the LOC100305660 gene encoding uncharacterized protein LOC100305660 has product MESNPTTMDAKRELEVEDWELLHPNDDDSIVFGGPPLDSILPDHFSLNPNSSCSSNSNSNSSSEVDRNFDDSYVANQIFPNSTLAPWNGDSDSDTTATNAPVVAMAEAEAEVVVEQEEEQKKMEEVEEKDDDEEDEGEEEEEEEEEKEKRLVWWKVPFEVLRYWVNPLPLPLPVWSLSVAAAAAFLGLFFLGRRLYRMKRKTQTLKLNLALDDKKVSQLMGRVARLNEAFSVVRRVPIVRPPSLPSSSVTLRPVMSMR; this is encoded by the exons ATGGAATCTAATCCAACAACCATGGACGCAAAACGCGAACTCGAAGTGGAAGACTGGGAACTGCTCCACCCAAACGACGACGATTCAATCGTGTTCGGTGGGCCCCCACTCGACTCTATCCTCCCCGATCACTTCTCCCTTAATCCCAATTCCAGTTGCAGTTCCAATTCCAATTCCAATTCCTCCTCCGAGGTCGATCGCAACTTCGACGATTCCTATGTTGCCAATCAGATATTCCCAAATTCCACCCTCGCACCCTGGAACGGGGATTCCGATTCCGACACCACCGCCACCAACGCCCCCGTGGTGGCGATGGCCGAGGCCGAGGCCGAGGTTGTGGTGGAACAAGAAGAGGAacagaaaaaaatggaagaagtggaagagaaagatgatgatgaggaggatgagggggaggaggaggaggaagaagaagaggagaaggagaagagattggTGTGGTGGAAGGTTCCTTTTGAGGTGTTGAGGTATTGGGTGAACCCTCTGCCTCTGCCTCTCCCTGTTTGGTCTCTCTCTGTCGCTGCCGCCGCTGCTTTTCTGGGACTCTTCTTCCTGGGACGGAGGTTGTACAGAATGAAGCGCAAGACTCAAACTTTGAAGCTCAACCTCGCTCTCGATGATAAG aAGGTGTCTCAGCTCATGGGTCGTGTTGCTCGTCTTAATGAAGCATTTTCAGTAGTGAGGCGTGTTCCCATAGTGCGACCACCATCTCTGCCATCTTCAAGTGTGACTCTGAGGCCTGTGATGAGTATGAGATGA
- the LOC121174715 gene encoding uncharacterized protein, whose protein sequence is MFEAFGIGMKIREMSTSRGVNMSVRMMVVRMKEKYDKYWGNPNRTNMLLMISLVLHPSYKLKFTNWLIAESFDGKGGELTCKLRDKVESSLRSLFEEYSNGGDEFEVSSQEARAQPSERVENDPYDYSQYFQ, encoded by the coding sequence ATGTTTGAGGCCTTTGGGATTGGAATGAAAATCAGGGAAATGTCCACTTCCAGGGGTGTGAATATGAGTGTGAGAATGATGGTTGTACGCATGAAGGAAAAATATGATAAGTATTGGGGCAATCCTAATCGTACAAACATGCTATTGATGATCTCTCTTGTGTTGCACCCgagttacaaattaaaattcacGAATTGGCTTATTGCTGAAAGTTTTGATGGTAAAGGGGGTGAATTGACTTGTAAGTTGAGGGATAAAGTGGAATCTAGCTTGAGATCACTTTTTGAAGAGTATAGTAATGGTGGTGATGAGTTTGAAGTTAGCTCACAAGAGGCTCGAGCTCAACCTAGTGAAAGGGTCGAGAATGATCCTTATGATTATAGTCAATATTTTCAATAA